GCATCCAAGAGCTTTGCCAAAATATCGCAGGATTATCACTTTTTATAACAAACGATAGTGGTCCTATGCATATCGCAGCGTCTTATAAAACACCAACTATAGCACTATTTGGTCCTACAAGGTGGTTTGAGACAAGCCCTTATAAAAACTCAAAATCTAAGATAGTTCGCCTTGATTTAGCCTGTATGCCTTGTATGAAAAGAACTTGCCCTATAAAAACGCACAAGTGCATGAAAAATTTAACTCCTGATATGGTTTTAAAAGCCTACAAAGAGTTAAATTTAACCTCTATAAATCCTTAAAGGCATCATCTATTGCTTGGCAAATCGTATGTTCTATAAGTAGGTGCATCTCTTGAATTCTAGCTGTGTCGCTACTAGGAACTACTAAATTTAAATCACAATACTCATTCATCGCACCACCGCCTTTGCCACTAAGCCCTAAGGTTTTACAACCTATACTTTTAGCAAATTCTAGTGTGTTTATCACATTTTTTGAGTTTCCGCTTGTTGAGATTCCAAAAAACAGGTCACCCTTTCTAGCTAATGCTTTAGCTTGCCTTAAAAAAACAAACTCATATCCATAATCATTTCCAATAGCTGTTAGTGCTGAAGTATCAGTCGTTAGCGCTATACCTGCTAAAGGAGTTCTTTCGCTTTTGTATCTTCCAGTTAACTCAGCTGCTACATGCTGTGCATCAGCCGCGCTTCCGCCATTTCCAAATAGTAAAATCTTACCACCGTTTTTAAGCGTTTGAACTACCATTTCGCACGCTTTTTCTATATCATCAGCTATTTTATAAGTGTTTTTAATCGTCTCATAGTGAGCATCTAGCTCACCTTTTATCATATCTTTCACTCTTTTATCCTTTTTATTATATTTGTTGTACTAAAGCCATCTTT
The sequence above is a segment of the Campylobacter corcagiensis genome. Coding sequences within it:
- a CDS encoding D-sedoheptulose 7-phosphate isomerase translates to MIKGELDAHYETIKNTYKIADDIEKACEMVVQTLKNGGKILLFGNGGSAADAQHVAAELTGRYKSERTPLAGIALTTDTSALTAIGNDYGYEFVFLRQAKALARKGDLFFGISTSGNSKNVINTLEFAKSIGCKTLGLSGKGGGAMNEYCDLNLVVPSSDTARIQEMHLLIEHTICQAIDDAFKDL